CGGCGAATACGAGAACCCGCGCGTCGCGCGGATCGTCCTCCCGCTCCTCGACGGCCAGCGGACGATCGGCCGGCTCTGCCGCGAGCTGCCGTTCTCGGAATACTCGGTGATCGAGGCGGTGTCGGAGCTCGCCCGGACCGGCCTCGCCCGGACCAGCGACGTGTCCGCGGCGATCCCGCGCCGGCAGCGGCTCGAGGAGAATTTCGCGGAGGCCGCGGCCGCCGAGAAACGGGGGGACTGGGGAACTGCGGTGCAGATCCTCGAGGCGCTCGACGCGCTCCACTGGGAGATCCCGGGGCTCGCGGAAGCCCTTCCGCGCGCGCGCGTCCGCTACAAGCAGAACCTCTATGAAACCGCGTTCCGCCCGGAGGACGTGCCGATCGTCGCGATCGGCGAAGAGGCGGCCGAGCGACTGAAGCTCACCCCCATCGACGGTTTCGTCCTCTCGCGCGTCGACGGCCACGGCACCGTCGCGGAGGTCATCCGGATGTCGGCGCTCGCCGAGATGGACGCGCTCCGATCGTTGAAGAGACTGCTCGACGCCGGGGTGATCCGGTTCCTTCCGCACCCCCGCGCCTGAAGGGCGGGAGCGGTCGGGGCGGGCCGAAGTTCGCCGCCGCGAACCGTCCGGTCGCGGTGGCATAATTCCCGAAACCGGAGAAGGAGGTTTCCATGTCCTCTCTTCCCCCCGAATCCGCCGCCGACCTGCTTCCCTGGGAGCGACGCCGCGCCGATCCCGTCACGGCGTTCGTCGATACGGTCAAGCTCTTCGTGACCCGGCCCGACGAGGC
The window above is part of the Thermoanaerobaculia bacterium genome. Proteins encoded here:
- a CDS encoding DUF4388 domain-containing protein, yielding MSLSGTFESMPMADLIQWARAARRNGVITVRHPREGTERRICLENGTISACASNDSRDHYGNYLVRLGYCSEEDVNRSLQIQRETGVMVGQILVMVEKLTRDDAVTTLTEKTTDNVCDVFLWDEGTFEYDPKPVPPRKMVELSIDPIGVALEGLRRAGAWNSLRIRFHRDSILEATDASFSAAGEYENPRVARIVLPLLDGQRTIGRLCRELPFSEYSVIEAVSELARTGLARTSDVSAAIPRRQRLEENFAEAAAAEKRGDWGTAVQILEALDALHWEIPGLAEALPRARVRYKQNLYETAFRPEDVPIVAIGEEAAERLKLTPIDGFVLSRVDGHGTVAEVIRMSALAEMDALRSLKRLLDAGVIRFLPHPRA